One genomic window of Thiohalophilus sp. includes the following:
- the lolA gene encoding outer membrane lipoprotein chaperone LolA: MLKQIVITVMTGLLFSLPVQAAPTIEDYFGNLDSFEARFVQRLFSPEQELEEESHGIIKIKRPDRFYLKYTRPYEQLYVADGHRLWSYDADLEQIIVKQQENLLRDTPAMILSNPGNLQRQYRIEPYTDEGELNWFRLIPKSNENQFEEIQLGFDAEQIRIMELKDGFGRITRLEFDDIRRNPSFTAETFRFTPPPGVDVLEQ; the protein is encoded by the coding sequence ATGTTGAAGCAAATTGTAATAACCGTGATGACCGGTTTGCTGTTCAGTCTCCCGGTGCAGGCCGCGCCGACCATCGAGGATTATTTTGGCAACCTCGACAGTTTTGAGGCGCGTTTTGTGCAGCGGCTGTTCAGTCCCGAGCAGGAACTGGAAGAGGAAAGTCACGGTATCATCAAAATCAAGCGACCCGATCGGTTTTACCTCAAATATACCCGGCCCTACGAACAGCTGTATGTTGCCGACGGTCATCGGCTCTGGTCTTATGATGCCGATCTGGAGCAGATTATCGTCAAACAGCAAGAAAATCTGTTACGTGATACGCCGGCGATGATTCTCAGCAATCCCGGGAATCTGCAACGCCAGTACCGGATCGAACCGTATACCGATGAAGGTGAGCTGAACTGGTTTCGCCTGATTCCCAAAAGCAACGAAAACCAGTTCGAAGAGATCCAGCTGGGCTTCGATGCCGAACAGATTCGGATCATGGAACTGAAAGACGGCTTTGGCCGGATTACCCGGCTGGAATTCGACGATATCCGCCGTAACCCATCCTTTACAGCCGAGACATTCCGTTTCACACCACCGCCCGGCGTGGATGTCCTCGAACAGTAG
- a CDS encoding replication-associated recombination protein A has translation MFQSDSQSDQSGSELAWRPLADRMRPQSLDEIAGQGHLLAASKPLRQAIESGKLHSMIFWGPPGTGKTTLARMIARYCDAEFLSISAVLSGVKEIRAAISRAQEVQQQQNRPSVLFVDEVHRFNKSQQDAFLPYVENGTVTFIGATTENPSFELNNALLSRARVYVLKALESEDILQVIERALGDSERGLAKINLEIAPDLLQRLAEAADGDARRALNLLEIATELAEDVDGRARITEQTLAEVLGSGLRRFDKQGEAFYDQISALHKSVRGSAPDAALYWFVRMIDGGCDPLYIARRVVRMASEDIGNADPRALTIALHAWDVQERLGSPEGELTIAQAVVYMACAAKSNAVYSAFNQARADVQQAGSDEVPIHLRNAPTRLMKELGYGKAYRYAHDEPEAYAAGETYFPESFGERRYYYPVDRGLEIKIAEKLAHLRELDKKNRGSD, from the coding sequence ATGTTTCAGTCCGACAGCCAGAGCGATCAGTCCGGCAGTGAACTGGCCTGGCGGCCGCTGGCGGATCGTATGCGCCCGCAGTCACTGGACGAGATTGCGGGGCAGGGCCATTTACTGGCCGCAAGCAAACCCCTGCGTCAGGCGATCGAATCGGGCAAGTTGCATTCGATGATCTTCTGGGGACCGCCCGGTACTGGCAAGACCACGCTGGCGCGAATGATCGCCCGCTATTGCGATGCCGAGTTTCTCAGCATTTCGGCTGTGCTCTCCGGCGTCAAGGAGATCCGTGCCGCCATTAGCCGGGCCCAGGAGGTACAGCAACAACAGAACCGCCCCAGCGTGTTGTTCGTGGACGAAGTGCACCGGTTTAACAAATCCCAGCAGGATGCGTTTTTGCCCTATGTGGAAAACGGCACGGTGACGTTCATCGGTGCGACTACCGAAAATCCCTCCTTTGAACTGAACAATGCCCTGTTATCCCGGGCCCGGGTCTATGTGCTCAAGGCGCTGGAGAGCGAGGACATTCTGCAGGTAATCGAACGGGCATTGGGTGATTCCGAGCGCGGGCTGGCAAAGATAAATCTGGAAATCGCGCCCGACTTGCTACAGCGTCTGGCCGAGGCCGCCGATGGCGATGCCCGGCGCGCGCTCAATTTACTGGAGATTGCGACCGAGCTGGCCGAGGACGTCGATGGCCGCGCCCGGATCACGGAGCAAACCCTGGCCGAAGTGCTGGGCAGCGGACTGCGCCGTTTCGACAAGCAGGGCGAGGCGTTTTACGATCAAATCTCCGCCTTGCATAAATCCGTGCGCGGTTCCGCCCCGGATGCCGCGCTGTACTGGTTCGTGCGCATGATCGACGGTGGCTGCGATCCGCTGTATATCGCCCGGCGGGTGGTGCGCATGGCGAGCGAGGATATTGGCAACGCGGATCCGCGGGCGCTGACGATCGCGCTGCATGCCTGGGATGTTCAGGAGCGGCTCGGCAGTCCGGAAGGCGAGCTGACCATCGCCCAGGCGGTGGTCTATATGGCCTGTGCAGCCAAGAGCAATGCCGTCTATAGTGCCTTCAACCAGGCCCGGGCGGATGTCCAGCAGGCCGGTTCGGATGAAGTCCCCATTCATCTGCGTAACGCCCCGACCCGGTTGATGAAAGAGCTGGGTTACGGCAAGGCCTATCGTTACGCCCATGATGAACCCGAAGCCTATGCCGCCGGCGAGACCTATTTTCCCGAGAGCTTTGGCGAGCGACGCTATTATTATCCGGTGGATCGCGGCCTGGAGATCAAGATCGCCGAAAAACTGGCCCATTTGCGCGAGCTGGATAAAAAAAATCGTGGTTCGGATTGA
- the crcB gene encoding fluoride efflux transporter CrcB, translated as MLQILAIAVGGAVGSVLRFTLSGGVHQLLGREFPYGTLSVNVLGSLLMGFLYVVLLERASLGPEWRALLLIGLLGAFTTFSTFSLETLNLIESGALLKAGLNILLSVTLCLFAAWLGMLGGRQL; from the coding sequence GTGTTGCAGATTCTGGCCATTGCCGTGGGCGGCGCCGTCGGTTCGGTGCTGCGCTTTACGCTCTCCGGCGGCGTGCATCAGCTGTTGGGGCGGGAGTTTCCCTACGGCACCCTGAGCGTCAACGTCCTGGGTTCGCTGTTGATGGGCTTCCTTTATGTTGTCTTGCTGGAGCGGGCCAGTCTGGGGCCGGAGTGGCGTGCCTTGTTGCTGATCGGCTTGCTCGGCGCGTTTACCACGTTTTCGACCTTTTCCCTGGAAACGCTGAACCTGATCGAAAGCGGTGCGTTGCTCAAGGCCGGGCTGAATATTTTGCTGAGTGTCACGCTCTGTCTGTTTGCCGCGTGGCTGGGCATGTTGGGAGGACGTCAATTATGA
- a CDS encoding DUF190 domain-containing protein: MNHRQVTMVRIYLTEGEAQLDTLMRRLHDWEKASGVTVFRGISGFGESGEIHHSGLLDLSLNLPVVVEFFDTPEKVEAIVEHLNEFIKPGHIVTWDARVNIQ, encoded by the coding sequence ATGAATCATCGGCAAGTGACCATGGTCCGGATCTATCTGACCGAAGGCGAGGCCCAGCTTGATACCCTGATGCGGCGCCTGCACGACTGGGAAAAGGCCAGCGGCGTGACCGTATTTCGCGGGATCTCCGGATTCGGGGAGTCGGGCGAGATACACCATTCGGGTCTGCTCGATCTGTCGCTCAATCTGCCTGTTGTGGTGGAGTTCTTCGATACACCCGAGAAGGTCGAGGCGATCGTGGAACACCTGAATGAATTCATCAAACCCGGTCATATCGTCACCTGGGACGCCCGGGTGAATATCCAATAA